In Struthio camelus isolate bStrCam1 chromosome 4, bStrCam1.hap1, whole genome shotgun sequence, a genomic segment contains:
- the ABCG2 gene encoding broad substrate specificity ATP-binding cassette transporter ABCG2 isoform X1 → MAEGQSQISIQMADSSTNGIPSRQQSSPDLASRGGSTLTFHNICYHVKIKSGFLCCKKTIDKEVLRDINGIMRPGLNAILGPTGSGKSSLLDILAARKDPHGLSGDILINGAPQPANFKCTSGYVVQDDVVMGTLTVRENFQFSAALRLPKSVKEHEKTERVNQIIKELGLNKVADSKVGTQFIRGVSGGERKRTNIGMELITDPAILFLDEPTTGLDASTANAVLLLLKRMAKQGKTIIFSIHQPRYSIFRLFDSLTLLAAGRMLYHGPAQNAIEYFRSAGYECEAYNNPADFFLDIINGDSTAVAMSKIDDANTAENPEEHIDRDKTLAEKLAEQYSNSTYYQETKAILENISVGNKKKAKAILRQITYTNSFCHQLKWVSRRTFKNLIGNPQASIAQLCVTAFLGLIVGAIFFGVKDDHTGLQNRVGALFFLTTNQCFSSITAIELFIAEKKIFIHEYISGYYRTSVYFISKLMADLIPMRTLPSIIFTCITYFMLGLKPRVEAFFIMMFTLMMVSYTATSMALAISAGQTVVAVANLLMTITFVFMIIFSGLLVNLTSIMSWLSWLQYLSIPRYGMTALQINELNGLNFCNSVNTTNLNDNCRQTSQPWCTGEDYLKNQGIDASSWGLWQNHLVLACMTVIFLTIAYLKLHFMKKFS, encoded by the exons ATGGCAGAAGGCCAGTCACAAATAAGCATTCAGATGGCGGACTCAAGCACAAACGGCATCCCTAGCAGACAGCAGTCCTCTCCAGACTTAGCCAGCAGAGGAGGGAGCACGTTAACTTTCCACAACATCTGCTACCATGTGAAGATTAAGAGTGGGTTCCTGTGTTGTAAAAAAACAATTGATAAAGAGGTTTTGAGAGATATCAA TGGCATTATGAGACCAGGACTGAATGCAATTTTGGGACCCACTGGCAGCGGTAAATCTTC TCTACTTGATATTTTGGCTGCAAGGAAAGATCCTCATGGGCTTTCTGGAGACATTTTGATAAATGGAGCTCCTCAGCCTGCCAACTTCAAATGTACCTCTGGATATGTAGTACAA gATGATGTGGTGATGGGAACCCTGACTGTAAGAGAAAATTTCCAGTTCTCAGCAGCACTCCGTTTGCCGAAGTCGGTGAAGGAACATGAAAAAACTGAACGAGTTAACCAGATCATCAAGGAACTAGGTTTGAACAAAGTGGCAGATTCCAAG GTTGGCACCCAGTTCATCCGCGGTGTGTccggaggagagaggaaaaggacgAATATTGGGATGGAGCTCATTACAGATCCTGCCATCTTGTTTTTGGATGAGCCAACTACGGGACTCGATGCCAGTACTGctaatgctgtcctgctgctTCTGAAAAG GAtggcaaaacaaggaaaaacaatcATCTTTTCCATTCACCAGCCTCGATACTCCATATTCCGACTGTTTGATAGCCTTACGCTGTTGGCTGCAGGGAGGATGCTGTATCATGGGCCAGCTCAGAACGCCATTGAGTACTTCAGATCTGCTG GTTACGAGTGTGAGGCATACAACAAccctgctgatttttttctggacATCATTAATGGAGACTCAACTGCTGTGGCAATGAGCAAGATAGATGACGCTAATACAG caGAGAACCCTGAAGAACACATTGATCGTGATAAAACTTTGGCAGAGAAGTTAGCAGAACAATACTCCAACTCTACCTACtaccaagaaacaaaagcaatactAGAGAATATTTCTgtgggaaataaaaagaaagcaaaagcaattttAAGGCAAATTACATATACCAATTCCTTCTGCCATCAGCTGAAATGGGTGTCCAGACGCACATTTAAAAACCTGATCGGAAACCCTCAAGCCTCCATAGCTCAG ctCTGTGTTACAGCTTTCCTGGGACTCATCGTAGGTGCCATTTTCTTTGGAGTAAAAGATGACCACACTGGTCTACAAAACAG aGTTGGTGCACTGTTCTTTCTGACCACCAACCAGTGTTTCAGCAGCATTACAGCTATTGAACTCTTTATTgcggaaaaaaagatatttat ACATGAATATATTAGTGGGTACTACAGAACATCTGTATATTTCATCTCAAAGCTGATGGCTGATTTAATACCCATGAGGACTTTACCAAGTATCATCTTCACCTGTATAACTTACTTCATGTTAG GTTTGAAACCAAGAGTGGAAGCCTTCTTCATAATGATGTTTACCCTTATGATGGTGTCCTACACAGCCACTTCTATGGCACTAGCCATTTCAGCAGGACAGACTGTGGTCGCTGTAGCAAACCTACTCATGACTATTACATTTGTTTTTATGATT ATTTTCTCTGGGTTGCTGGTAAATCTAACAAGCATTATGTCCTGGCTGTCCTGGCTCCAATATCTTAGCATACCTCGATATGGAATGACA gcTTTACAAATTAATGAGTTGAATGGTCTGAACTTCTGCAACAGCGTGAACACCACAAATCTCAATGATAACTGTCGACAGACAAGCCAACC GTGGTGTACTGGAGAAGATTATTTGAAAAATCAAGGCATTGATGCAAGCAGTTGGGGTCTATGGCAGAATCATCTGGTTCTTGCATGCATGACAGTAATATTCCTTACAATTGCATACCTGAAATTACACTTCATGAAGAAGTTCTCTTGA
- the ABCG2 gene encoding broad substrate specificity ATP-binding cassette transporter ABCG2 isoform X2 — protein sequence MAEGQSQISIQMADSSTNGIPSRQQSSPDLASRGGSTLTFHNICYHVKIKSGFLCCKKTIDKEVLRDINGIMRPGLNAILGPTGSGKSSLLDILAARKDPHGLSGDILINGAPQPANFKCTSGYVVQDDVVMGTLTVRENFQFSAALRLPKSVKEHEKTERVNQIIKELGLNKVADSKVGTQFIRGVSGGERKRTNIGMELITDPAILFLDEPTTGLDASTANAVLLLLKRMAKQGKTIIFSIHQPRYSIFRLFDSLTLLAAGRMLYHGPAQNAIEYFRSAGYECEAYNNPADFFLDIINGDSTAVAMSKIDDANTENPEEHIDRDKTLAEKLAEQYSNSTYYQETKAILENISVGNKKKAKAILRQITYTNSFCHQLKWVSRRTFKNLIGNPQASIAQLCVTAFLGLIVGAIFFGVKDDHTGLQNRVGALFFLTTNQCFSSITAIELFIAEKKIFIHEYISGYYRTSVYFISKLMADLIPMRTLPSIIFTCITYFMLGLKPRVEAFFIMMFTLMMVSYTATSMALAISAGQTVVAVANLLMTITFVFMIIFSGLLVNLTSIMSWLSWLQYLSIPRYGMTALQINELNGLNFCNSVNTTNLNDNCRQTSQPWCTGEDYLKNQGIDASSWGLWQNHLVLACMTVIFLTIAYLKLHFMKKFS from the exons ATGGCAGAAGGCCAGTCACAAATAAGCATTCAGATGGCGGACTCAAGCACAAACGGCATCCCTAGCAGACAGCAGTCCTCTCCAGACTTAGCCAGCAGAGGAGGGAGCACGTTAACTTTCCACAACATCTGCTACCATGTGAAGATTAAGAGTGGGTTCCTGTGTTGTAAAAAAACAATTGATAAAGAGGTTTTGAGAGATATCAA TGGCATTATGAGACCAGGACTGAATGCAATTTTGGGACCCACTGGCAGCGGTAAATCTTC TCTACTTGATATTTTGGCTGCAAGGAAAGATCCTCATGGGCTTTCTGGAGACATTTTGATAAATGGAGCTCCTCAGCCTGCCAACTTCAAATGTACCTCTGGATATGTAGTACAA gATGATGTGGTGATGGGAACCCTGACTGTAAGAGAAAATTTCCAGTTCTCAGCAGCACTCCGTTTGCCGAAGTCGGTGAAGGAACATGAAAAAACTGAACGAGTTAACCAGATCATCAAGGAACTAGGTTTGAACAAAGTGGCAGATTCCAAG GTTGGCACCCAGTTCATCCGCGGTGTGTccggaggagagaggaaaaggacgAATATTGGGATGGAGCTCATTACAGATCCTGCCATCTTGTTTTTGGATGAGCCAACTACGGGACTCGATGCCAGTACTGctaatgctgtcctgctgctTCTGAAAAG GAtggcaaaacaaggaaaaacaatcATCTTTTCCATTCACCAGCCTCGATACTCCATATTCCGACTGTTTGATAGCCTTACGCTGTTGGCTGCAGGGAGGATGCTGTATCATGGGCCAGCTCAGAACGCCATTGAGTACTTCAGATCTGCTG GTTACGAGTGTGAGGCATACAACAAccctgctgatttttttctggacATCATTAATGGAGACTCAACTGCTGTGGCAATGAGCAAGATAGATGACGCTAATACAG AGAACCCTGAAGAACACATTGATCGTGATAAAACTTTGGCAGAGAAGTTAGCAGAACAATACTCCAACTCTACCTACtaccaagaaacaaaagcaatactAGAGAATATTTCTgtgggaaataaaaagaaagcaaaagcaattttAAGGCAAATTACATATACCAATTCCTTCTGCCATCAGCTGAAATGGGTGTCCAGACGCACATTTAAAAACCTGATCGGAAACCCTCAAGCCTCCATAGCTCAG ctCTGTGTTACAGCTTTCCTGGGACTCATCGTAGGTGCCATTTTCTTTGGAGTAAAAGATGACCACACTGGTCTACAAAACAG aGTTGGTGCACTGTTCTTTCTGACCACCAACCAGTGTTTCAGCAGCATTACAGCTATTGAACTCTTTATTgcggaaaaaaagatatttat ACATGAATATATTAGTGGGTACTACAGAACATCTGTATATTTCATCTCAAAGCTGATGGCTGATTTAATACCCATGAGGACTTTACCAAGTATCATCTTCACCTGTATAACTTACTTCATGTTAG GTTTGAAACCAAGAGTGGAAGCCTTCTTCATAATGATGTTTACCCTTATGATGGTGTCCTACACAGCCACTTCTATGGCACTAGCCATTTCAGCAGGACAGACTGTGGTCGCTGTAGCAAACCTACTCATGACTATTACATTTGTTTTTATGATT ATTTTCTCTGGGTTGCTGGTAAATCTAACAAGCATTATGTCCTGGCTGTCCTGGCTCCAATATCTTAGCATACCTCGATATGGAATGACA gcTTTACAAATTAATGAGTTGAATGGTCTGAACTTCTGCAACAGCGTGAACACCACAAATCTCAATGATAACTGTCGACAGACAAGCCAACC GTGGTGTACTGGAGAAGATTATTTGAAAAATCAAGGCATTGATGCAAGCAGTTGGGGTCTATGGCAGAATCATCTGGTTCTTGCATGCATGACAGTAATATTCCTTACAATTGCATACCTGAAATTACACTTCATGAAGAAGTTCTCTTGA